One part of the Nostoc sp. PCC 7120 = FACHB-418 genome encodes these proteins:
- the thrB gene encoding homoserine kinase yields the protein MSVVSSVTVKVPGTTANLGPGFDCIGAALTIYNQFQFTRLEESGLIIQATGAEAERVPTDESNLIYQAFAKLYQYIDQPAPGVKIEIELGVPLARGLGSSATAIVGGLVAANRLAGEPLSQAQVMALAIAIEGHPDNVVPALLGGCRLAATGASGWEICDVPWHSHIVPVLAIPDFELSTSEARRVLPTEYSRADAIFNTAHLGLLLRGLETGKGEWLRAALQDKLHQPYRQALIPGYDAVNTAAVAAGAYGMVISGAGPTLLALADVSHAAAVEAAMSTAWQEAGITAVVRSLALDTHGAT from the coding sequence ATGTCTGTTGTTTCTTCTGTCACAGTTAAGGTTCCTGGCACAACTGCTAATTTAGGGCCTGGTTTTGACTGCATCGGTGCAGCGTTGACTATATATAATCAATTCCAGTTCACCCGCCTGGAAGAAAGTGGGTTAATTATTCAAGCCACAGGCGCGGAAGCGGAACGCGTACCAACAGATGAGAGTAATTTAATTTATCAGGCGTTTGCCAAGTTATATCAATATATAGATCAGCCAGCGCCAGGGGTAAAAATCGAAATTGAGTTGGGTGTACCACTGGCGAGGGGTTTGGGTAGTTCAGCCACGGCGATTGTTGGGGGTTTGGTGGCGGCGAATCGATTGGCTGGTGAGCCTTTGTCTCAGGCGCAGGTGATGGCATTAGCGATCGCCATCGAAGGACATCCTGATAATGTCGTACCCGCTTTGTTGGGGGGATGTCGTCTGGCGGCTACTGGTGCTAGTGGTTGGGAAATTTGTGATGTTCCCTGGCATAGTCATATTGTCCCAGTACTGGCAATTCCCGATTTTGAATTGTCCACCTCAGAGGCGCGGCGAGTTTTACCAACAGAATATAGTCGTGCAGATGCGATTTTTAATACTGCCCATTTGGGGTTATTGTTGCGCGGCTTGGAAACAGGTAAGGGAGAATGGTTAAGGGCAGCTTTACAAGATAAGTTACATCAGCCTTATCGCCAAGCTTTAATTCCTGGTTACGATGCTGTGAATACTGCGGCTGTAGCTGCTGGTGCTTACGGTATGGTGATTAGTGGCGCGGGGCCGACTTTGTTGGCTTTAGCGGATGTGTCTCATGCGGCAGCTGTTGAGGCGGCAATGTCCACAGCTTGGCAAGAAGCAGGAATTACGGCTGTAGTGCGATCGCTTGCTCTCGATACTCATGGCGCAACTTAA
- a CDS encoding NAD(P)H-quinone oxidoreductase subunit 4: protein MNLIEFPWLTAIIALPLVAALAIPIIPDKEGKTVRWYGLGVAFADFALMIAAFWHYYDFQSSSYQFVEKYAWVPQIGLNWSVAVDGLSMPLLLLTGLINTLAIFAAWKVTNKPRLFYGLMLVMYSAQLGVFVAQDLLLFFLMWEIELVPVYLLISIWGGPKRRYAATKFILYTAAASIFILVAGFALAFSGDTVTFDIAALGMKEYPKAIELLAYAGFLIAFGVKLPIFPLHTWLPDAHGEASAPGSMILAGVLLKMGGYALIRFNMEMLPDAHVYFAPVLAILGVVNIVYGACCAFAQTNLKRRLAYSSIAHMGFVLIGLASYTEIGVSGAVLQMVSHGLVAASLFFLTGVTYERTHTLLMDKMGGIGKIMPKTFALYTAGAMASLALPGMSGFVGELMVFIGIATSDVYSSSFKVVVVLLSAVGVILTPIYLLSMLRQVFYGKQSDELHLDAFVPDVKPRELFITASLLLPIIGIGLYPKLITQTYDAKTVEIAAHARQVLPVVAGQQPSSLYSQIFTAPTLANAQVESLVNISK, encoded by the coding sequence ATGAATCTCATTGAGTTTCCCTGGCTAACAGCCATAATTGCCTTACCCCTGGTGGCAGCCCTAGCCATCCCCATCATTCCCGACAAAGAAGGAAAAACGGTTCGTTGGTATGGATTGGGTGTCGCCTTTGCAGACTTTGCCTTAATGATTGCCGCTTTCTGGCATTATTACGACTTCCAAAGTTCGAGTTACCAATTTGTTGAAAAATACGCTTGGGTTCCTCAAATAGGTTTGAATTGGTCTGTAGCAGTTGACGGCTTATCAATGCCCTTACTGTTGTTAACAGGCTTAATTAACACACTCGCAATCTTCGCGGCTTGGAAAGTAACCAACAAGCCGCGATTATTTTATGGGTTGATGTTGGTGATGTACAGCGCCCAGTTAGGCGTGTTTGTTGCCCAAGACTTGCTATTATTCTTCCTCATGTGGGAAATCGAGCTAGTTCCTGTCTACCTGCTGATTTCCATCTGGGGAGGTCCCAAACGCCGTTATGCAGCGACCAAGTTCATCCTTTATACTGCTGCTGCTTCTATATTTATTCTCGTAGCCGGATTTGCACTCGCATTCTCTGGAGATACAGTTACTTTCGACATCGCAGCCCTGGGAATGAAAGAATATCCCAAAGCGATTGAATTATTAGCTTATGCAGGATTCTTGATTGCCTTTGGTGTCAAACTGCCAATTTTCCCTCTCCACACTTGGCTACCCGATGCTCACGGTGAAGCATCTGCCCCTGGTTCGATGATTCTGGCTGGTGTGTTGCTGAAAATGGGTGGTTATGCCCTCATTCGCTTCAACATGGAAATGTTGCCTGATGCCCATGTTTACTTTGCACCAGTCTTAGCAATATTGGGTGTAGTAAACATTGTTTATGGTGCTTGCTGTGCCTTTGCTCAAACCAACCTCAAACGCCGTCTAGCTTACTCTTCAATCGCCCACATGGGTTTTGTGTTAATTGGTCTAGCTTCCTACACAGAAATTGGTGTTAGTGGAGCAGTACTACAGATGGTTTCCCACGGTTTGGTTGCGGCTAGCTTGTTCTTCTTAACTGGTGTGACTTACGAACGTACCCACACCTTATTGATGGACAAAATGGGTGGTATCGGTAAAATAATGCCCAAAACCTTCGCTCTCTACACAGCCGGCGCAATGGCTTCTCTAGCATTACCCGGAATGAGTGGTTTCGTAGGTGAATTGATGGTGTTCATCGGTATCGCTACCAGCGATGTCTACAGTTCCAGTTTCAAAGTTGTAGTCGTCCTACTGTCAGCAGTGGGTGTGATTCTGACTCCAATTTACTTATTGTCTATGTTGCGCCAAGTCTTCTACGGCAAACAAAGTGACGAGTTACATCTTGATGCTTTCGTCCCTGATGTGAAACCTCGTGAATTGTTCATCACTGCTTCTTTATTGCTTCCCATCATCGGTATCGGTTTGTATCCCAAGTTGATTACCCAAACTTATGATGCGAAGACTGTAGAAATTGCCGCTCACGCTCGTCAAGTTTTACCAGTGGTTGCAGGACAACAGCCATCAAGTCTGTACTCCCAGATTTTCACTGCACCAACACTGGCTAATGCTCAAGTTGAAAGTTTAGTTAATATCTCTAAGTAA
- a CDS encoding 2TM domain-containing protein, whose product MTYNSEQMQQILQKAFARQQQGEISRQQIIEIASELGVSSASLQAAEQEWLSQEIGEKKRQRFHAQRREEFKTHLITFIGVNGFLVVLNLLTSPGYFWAIFPLLGWGLGLFFSGIKAYKTSGESYEHDFQEWSKKFPK is encoded by the coding sequence GTGACTTACAATTCAGAACAAATGCAACAGATTCTCCAAAAAGCTTTTGCTCGTCAGCAACAGGGGGAAATTTCACGGCAGCAAATTATAGAAATTGCATCAGAACTAGGAGTTTCATCGGCATCTTTGCAAGCTGCTGAACAAGAATGGTTGAGCCAAGAAATAGGAGAGAAAAAGCGGCAGAGATTTCATGCCCAACGACGAGAGGAATTTAAAACACACCTGATTACTTTTATTGGTGTCAACGGATTTTTGGTTGTTTTGAATCTGTTAACAAGCCCTGGCTATTTTTGGGCGATTTTCCCCCTATTGGGTTGGGGGTTAGGTTTATTCTTCTCTGGTATAAAGGCTTATAAAACTAGCGGAGAATCCTATGAACACGATTTTCAGGAATGGTCTAAAAAATTTCCAAAATAA
- a CDS encoding antibiotic biosynthesis monooxygenase has protein sequence MQQDDQIITVVISQLVKPGCEAAYEAWLKDITTVARTYPGHMGTNVIRPQLGVRTEYVIIFRFDGYENLKAWMTSRDRAYWLTQAETLVESDPQVQQINGLEAWFSLPGQPLKTPPRYKTALLTWASVYILINLLNTFITPLLRGLPPFLISLIITVIMVLLLTYVVIPRVNLLFSFWLYPQSRKV, from the coding sequence ATGCAACAAGACGATCAAATTATTACAGTGGTCATTTCACAACTTGTCAAACCAGGATGTGAAGCCGCTTACGAAGCTTGGTTAAAAGATATTACCACCGTTGCTAGAACCTACCCTGGTCACATGGGAACCAACGTGATTCGCCCTCAACTCGGAGTGCGAACAGAATACGTGATTATCTTCCGGTTTGACGGCTATGAAAATCTTAAGGCATGGATGACATCGCGCGATCGCGCATATTGGCTAACTCAAGCCGAAACTTTGGTAGAATCTGACCCCCAAGTTCAGCAAATCAATGGCTTAGAAGCTTGGTTTTCTCTTCCCGGCCAACCACTGAAGACACCACCGCGCTATAAAACAGCTTTACTAACTTGGGCATCTGTATATATTTTGATTAATCTATTGAACACATTTATAACACCCCTATTACGCGGCTTACCCCCCTTCCTCATTTCCTTGATTATTACAGTTATTATGGTTTTGCTATTAACCTATGTCGTTATCCCCAGAGTGAACCTTTTATTCAGCTTCTGGCTGTATCCTCAATCACGAAAAGTCTAA
- a CDS encoding SMP-30/gluconolactonase/LRE family protein, whose product MTNLPPIYAETPVDLAPAKVITSFPVNTFLENLAIAPDGTIFVTNHEIGQIVRITPDGNQQIHASVPGKVSGIAFTNNSGLVVTGWNADSVPVVSLVDQNGTVETLLTLPDAIFLNGVTPLSNNRYLAADSYRGAIWLIDIAQPSASIWLEHSLLARSNADNPIPAANGIKRFANTLYVSNTEKMLLLRIPLGIADVPGEPEIFVEKTNIDDFAFDVEGNLYGATHIYNSVVRIGTDGSTTIIAQAEQGVIGSTSVAFGQSPDDCTAIYVVTNGGMFLPPPTGVVPANVVRLEVNKTGYIFV is encoded by the coding sequence ATGACGAATTTACCTCCGATTTATGCAGAGACTCCAGTTGATTTGGCTCCAGCCAAAGTGATTACCTCATTCCCTGTGAATACTTTTCTGGAAAATTTGGCGATCGCTCCCGATGGTACAATCTTCGTAACCAATCATGAAATCGGTCAAATTGTCCGCATCACCCCAGATGGCAATCAACAGATTCATGCCAGCGTTCCAGGCAAGGTAAGTGGTATAGCTTTTACTAACAATAGTGGTTTAGTCGTCACAGGATGGAATGCTGATTCTGTACCCGTGGTTTCTTTAGTTGATCAAAATGGTACAGTAGAAACCTTATTGACCTTGCCAGATGCCATATTTCTCAACGGTGTCACTCCTCTATCCAATAACCGTTATTTGGCAGCAGATTCCTATCGTGGTGCCATCTGGCTAATTGATATTGCTCAACCCAGTGCATCAATTTGGTTAGAACATTCTTTACTGGCTCGTAGCAATGCAGATAACCCCATCCCCGCCGCCAATGGCATCAAACGTTTTGCTAATACACTATATGTTTCCAATACAGAAAAAATGTTGTTGCTGCGGATTCCCCTTGGTATAGCAGATGTCCCAGGTGAGCCAGAAATCTTTGTTGAGAAAACAAATATCGATGACTTTGCATTTGACGTGGAAGGCAATCTTTACGGAGCAACACACATTTACAACAGTGTAGTACGAATAGGTACTGATGGCAGTACAACCATTATTGCTCAAGCCGAGCAAGGTGTAATTGGTAGTACATCTGTGGCCTTTGGTCAAAGTCCAGATGACTGCACTGCCATCTATGTCGTCACCAACGGTGGGATGTTTTTACCTCCTCCTACGGGAGTTGTCCCTGCAAACGTTGTGCGCTTGGAAGTCAATAAAACTGGGTATATTTTTGTTTAA
- a CDS encoding SDR family oxidoreductase, producing MTEQKRIAVVTGSNRGLGYAISRKLAQIGIHVILTSRNEADGLAAKQQLSSEGLDADYCVLDVTNDVSVQKFTKWLHETYSKVDILVNNAGINPTTKPEESSLLTVQLETMRFTWETNVLAVVRITQALIPLMQAQNYGRIVNISTEMASLSSISDDYYPLAPSYRLSKVGVNGITAILAKELQGTNILVNAYSPGWMKTDMGGDNAPFTAEEGAETAVYLATLPDRGVQGQFFAEMRKFGGPVQLQW from the coding sequence ATGACGGAACAAAAGAGAATTGCGGTGGTAACTGGCAGTAATCGAGGTCTAGGATATGCTATTTCCCGTAAATTAGCCCAAATTGGTATCCATGTCATTCTGACGAGTCGTAATGAAGCTGATGGTTTAGCAGCCAAGCAGCAATTATCTAGTGAAGGACTGGATGCAGATTATTGTGTTCTAGATGTGACTAATGATGTGAGTGTTCAGAAGTTTACTAAATGGTTGCATGAGACCTATAGCAAAGTAGATATTTTAGTCAACAATGCAGGCATAAATCCCACAACTAAGCCAGAAGAATCTAGCTTGCTGACTGTGCAACTGGAAACAATGCGTTTCACTTGGGAAACTAATGTTTTAGCTGTAGTGAGAATTACTCAAGCATTAATTCCCTTAATGCAGGCGCAGAATTACGGTCGCATCGTCAATATTTCCACAGAAATGGCTTCTCTGTCCTCAATTTCTGATGATTATTACCCTTTAGCGCCATCGTACAGACTTTCTAAAGTAGGTGTGAATGGCATCACAGCTATTTTGGCGAAGGAACTCCAAGGTACGAATATTCTGGTGAACGCCTATTCTCCTGGTTGGATGAAAACAGATATGGGGGGTGATAATGCTCCGTTTACAGCAGAAGAGGGAGCAGAAACAGCCGTCTATTTGGCAACACTACCGGATAGAGGAGTGCAAGGCCAGTTTTTTGCAGAGATGCGGAAGTTTGGTGGACCCGTTCAATTACAGTGGTAG
- a CDS encoding LysR family transcriptional regulator produces the protein MGLIDLSSIDLNLLVTFEVLFEERSVTAAAQRLYLGQPAMSAALARLRILFQDELFIRIGREMQPTAKALEISPGISVALQQIRQTLESSQTFDPTTSKHTFAIGSSDYTSYVVLPKLLEVCRQVAPSIDFRLIGFEKDSVGDLLEQREIHVALGLFQNPPRQTRQMPLFEEHFVGLCRRGHPVVTQESMTPETFARLPQALFTLRRDDIGEIDKVLAQYNLQRRVVLTTPHLLILPTVISSSDLVTVIPSRLLTPFAYKDTLEIFELPVKTEPWMISMLWSKLTDQDQASIWLRQMLKSVCEGI, from the coding sequence ATGGGATTAATAGATTTATCTTCCATTGACCTCAACCTACTGGTTACGTTTGAGGTGCTTTTTGAAGAGCGAAGTGTGACAGCAGCAGCCCAACGCTTGTATTTAGGACAACCAGCTATGAGTGCGGCTCTTGCAAGGCTACGAATACTATTTCAGGATGAATTATTCATCCGTATTGGTCGGGAAATGCAGCCGACAGCAAAAGCTCTAGAAATTTCTCCAGGTATATCAGTTGCGCTCCAGCAGATTCGACAGACATTAGAATCTAGTCAAACCTTTGACCCAACAACTTCTAAACATACCTTTGCCATTGGTAGTTCGGACTACACCAGCTATGTTGTTCTACCCAAGTTGTTAGAGGTTTGTCGCCAGGTTGCACCAAGCATTGATTTTCGACTAATTGGTTTTGAGAAAGATAGTGTAGGAGACCTGTTAGAACAACGAGAAATTCATGTTGCGTTGGGTTTGTTTCAAAATCCACCCCGACAAACAAGACAAATGCCATTATTTGAAGAACACTTTGTTGGTCTTTGTCGGCGTGGACATCCTGTTGTTACTCAGGAGAGTATGACACCGGAAACCTTTGCTCGTCTCCCTCAAGCTCTTTTTACTCTCCGAAGAGATGACATTGGTGAAATTGATAAGGTGCTTGCTCAATACAATCTTCAGCGTCGAGTCGTGTTGACTACCCCCCATTTGCTCATCTTGCCAACTGTCATTTCATCTAGCGACTTGGTGACTGTCATTCCTTCACGACTGCTGACACCATTTGCTTATAAAGATACACTAGAAATTTTTGAACTTCCTGTAAAAACTGAACCTTGGATGATTTCTATGTTGTGGAGTAAACTTACAGATCAGGATCAAGCGAGTATTTGGTTACGGCAGATGCTCAAAAGTGTTTGTGAGGGAATTTAA